From Marivirga harenae, one genomic window encodes:
- a CDS encoding arsenate reductase family protein: MEIKFIYDSSQIKEREAFGYATSLDQHYINAIDLSKETLTERQWAELAQKLNITVKELIDENNDYYQDELKDKDFDEHDLLQLIKDHPQIIRTPIIDSEKYAKFIKSPYDFNEMDMAFKEIKKHLANKGESDE; encoded by the coding sequence ATGGAAATTAAATTCATCTACGATAGCAGTCAAATTAAAGAGAGAGAAGCTTTTGGCTATGCAACTTCTTTAGATCAGCATTATATAAATGCGATTGACTTAAGCAAAGAGACCTTAACTGAAAGGCAATGGGCCGAACTTGCCCAGAAGCTTAACATCACTGTAAAGGAATTAATAGATGAAAATAATGACTACTATCAGGATGAGCTAAAAGATAAAGATTTTGATGAACACGACCTTTTACAATTAATAAAAGACCACCCTCAAATTATTAGAACTCCAATAATTGATTCAGAAAAATATGCGAAATTCATAAAATCGCCTTATGATTTTAATGAAATGGATATGGCTTTTAAAGAAATCAAAAAGCATTTGGCAAATAAGGGCGAAAGCGATGAGTAG
- a CDS encoding HAD family hydrolase encodes MHDIFSNKKAIIFDMDGVIIDNISYHIEALKIFLKQFGKEVTEEEFQNHYNGRTIQEVILDLKPGADPKEVMRLAEEKEKIYRDLYSQDLAPTPGLMEFLPKAKKAGLKMAVATSAITANADFTLDGLNIREYFDAVIDSTMVIKGKPDPQIYIKAAEQLNISPENCVVMEDALAGIQSAKSAGMDVIGLYTSLKKEELPNGLLMKIKDFNELNKNE; translated from the coding sequence ATGCACGATATATTCTCTAACAAAAAAGCCATTATTTTTGATATGGACGGAGTTATAATTGACAATATTTCTTACCATATTGAAGCTTTGAAAATATTTTTAAAACAATTTGGTAAAGAGGTCACAGAAGAGGAGTTTCAAAATCATTACAACGGAAGAACCATTCAAGAAGTGATTTTAGACTTAAAACCGGGAGCTGATCCTAAGGAAGTGATGCGTTTAGCTGAAGAGAAAGAGAAAATATACCGTGATTTATACAGCCAGGACTTGGCTCCAACACCTGGCTTAATGGAATTTTTGCCAAAAGCTAAAAAAGCAGGTTTGAAAATGGCAGTGGCCACTTCAGCTATTACAGCCAATGCAGATTTCACCTTAGATGGCTTAAATATTAGAGAATATTTCGATGCGGTTATTGATAGCACAATGGTTATAAAAGGAAAGCCGGACCCACAGATTTATATAAAAGCTGCAGAACAATTGAATATTTCTCCTGAAAATTGCGTTGTGATGGAGGATGCATTGGCAGGAATTCAGTCGGCAAAAAGTGCAGGAATGGATGTCATAGGATTATACACTTCTTTAAAAAAAGAAGAACTACCCAACGGACTGCTGATGAAAATAAAAGATTTTAATGAACTGAATAAAAATGAATAA
- a CDS encoding RNA polymerase sigma factor, which produces MPRTKELIKGCQKGDRKSQYELYQQFSSGMMAVALRYSKSTLEAEDILQEGFIKVFDNIVKFRGESSIGYWIKRIIINTALNHQRSKLYLYPMVDVEEIREGINSLSVDSLAVEDLMDLIQDLPTGCQVIFNLYAVEGYQHKEIAEMLDISVGTSKSQYARARKILMEQLEKQSKWGNERFQ; this is translated from the coding sequence ATGCCTAGAACCAAAGAACTTATAAAAGGTTGCCAGAAGGGCGACAGAAAGAGTCAATATGAACTCTACCAGCAATTCTCCTCGGGAATGATGGCTGTAGCTTTGCGCTATTCAAAATCAACTTTAGAGGCTGAAGATATTTTGCAGGAAGGGTTCATAAAGGTTTTTGACAATATAGTGAAGTTTAGAGGGGAATCAAGTATTGGTTATTGGATTAAAAGAATCATTATTAATACTGCGCTAAATCATCAGAGAAGTAAGTTGTATCTCTATCCTATGGTTGACGTAGAAGAAATAAGAGAAGGAATTAATTCTCTATCAGTAGATAGCTTGGCAGTTGAAGATTTAATGGATTTAATACAAGATTTGCCGACAGGATGTCAAGTAATTTTTAATTTATACGCAGTTGAGGGCTATCAACATAAAGAGATTGCAGAAATGCTCGATATAAGTGTAGGGACCTCGAAATCTCAATATGCAAGAGCAAGAAAAATATTAATGGAACAATTAGAGAAACAAAGTAAGTGGGGGAATGAAAGATTTCAATAA
- the cas6 gene encoding CRISPR-associated endoribonuclease Cas6 encodes MRVRLIFKNKEKGATVPFHHQYYLFRFFKGLIKKCGREEFYNFKDYNFSGLKGQTTVSKSGLHFYSSKITVVFSSSNKDFVDSIIEVLFSLPEIQLNGLTIVPHAVELENELEFKEETKYICISPIVLLSPEFSSDSGKKFIHPDSFEFADLLRDALLQKRELHDFEGFEFYPDSNYLKKLEDRGKKYSRVYPIFDQDIPYEVRGYTFPFTFKAPPSLHQFLFENGLGLFNDKGFGMLDLAEVTPGSQTVPYFTGQLEN; translated from the coding sequence GTGAGAGTTAGATTAATTTTTAAGAATAAGGAAAAAGGAGCTACTGTTCCTTTCCATCACCAGTACTATTTATTCAGATTTTTTAAGGGTTTAATTAAAAAGTGCGGTAGGGAAGAATTTTATAATTTTAAAGATTATAATTTTTCTGGTTTAAAAGGTCAAACAACGGTAAGTAAGTCTGGCCTTCATTTCTACAGTTCTAAAATAACTGTAGTTTTTTCTTCTTCAAATAAGGACTTTGTTGATTCAATTATTGAAGTTTTATTTAGCCTTCCTGAAATACAATTGAATGGATTGACAATTGTACCTCATGCTGTGGAGCTGGAAAACGAACTTGAATTTAAAGAGGAAACGAAGTATATCTGTATTTCTCCTATTGTTTTATTAAGTCCGGAATTTTCTAGCGACTCAGGGAAAAAATTTATCCATCCTGATTCATTTGAATTCGCAGACCTCTTGCGGGATGCGCTGCTGCAAAAACGTGAACTTCATGACTTTGAAGGGTTTGAATTTTATCCAGATAGCAATTACCTCAAAAAGTTGGAAGATAGAGGTAAAAAATATTCTAGAGTTTATCCCATTTTCGATCAGGACATTCCCTATGAGGTCAGAGGATATACTTTCCCTTTCACTTTTAAGGCGCCTCCTAGTTTGCATCAGTTTCTATTCGAGAATGGACTCGGACTGTTCAACGACAAAGGGTTTGGAATGCTAGATTTAGCAGAAGTTACTCCAGGTAGTCAAACAGTACCTTATTTCACTGGGCAGCTCGAGAATTAA
- a CDS encoding AI-2E family transporter → MNRLKPILFLLGGALSIYLISLLFSDILIYIIISLIISTILRPLVGYLNSLYFYGYKLPKIVTIIIAFSVLIGFIVLFIGLFIPLVSEQIQILSGLDYDNLYSRITTPIQSIEVFLIDSIPNIGEEGFIIDRLRESFLNFAQTVDFSYIINNFISITGSIFVAILAVVFITFFLLYEKGLARRKFIQLIPNKYFEVSIGAIYKIEKLLSNYLLGLLFQMISIFTIASVGLSIFGIKYAVTIAVFAAVANLIPYAGPILGATFGIIVGVTTGGIFEFNNELFFLGVKIVSVFAVVQITDNILLQPLIFSKSVKAHPLEIFVIIFAGASLAGVLGMIAAIPVYTVIRVVFIELYQGYKQYKIFQN, encoded by the coding sequence GTGAATAGACTCAAACCCATTTTGTTTTTATTAGGAGGCGCATTATCTATATATTTAATAAGCCTCCTTTTTTCTGATATATTGATTTACATCATTATATCTTTAATAATATCCACTATTTTAAGGCCACTGGTTGGGTATTTAAATAGCCTGTACTTCTACGGTTATAAACTTCCCAAGATTGTAACTATTATCATAGCATTCTCAGTGCTCATCGGTTTTATAGTACTTTTTATTGGACTTTTTATCCCTCTCGTGTCAGAGCAAATTCAGATTTTAAGTGGGCTTGATTATGATAATTTGTATAGTAGAATAACAACTCCTATACAATCAATTGAAGTGTTTTTGATAGACTCTATTCCAAATATTGGGGAGGAAGGCTTTATCATCGACCGTTTAAGGGAAAGCTTTCTTAATTTCGCCCAGACGGTTGATTTTAGTTACATAATTAATAATTTTATTTCCATTACTGGTAGTATTTTCGTTGCTATTTTAGCAGTAGTTTTCATTACTTTTTTCCTATTGTATGAAAAAGGATTAGCCAGGAGAAAATTCATACAATTAATTCCTAACAAATATTTTGAAGTTTCTATAGGAGCAATTTATAAAATTGAAAAGTTGCTTTCTAATTATTTACTAGGCTTACTTTTTCAAATGATTTCAATTTTTACGATTGCATCAGTCGGTCTAAGTATTTTCGGAATCAAGTACGCGGTGACTATTGCTGTGTTTGCTGCAGTAGCGAACCTAATACCTTATGCTGGTCCCATTCTTGGAGCTACCTTCGGGATCATTGTTGGAGTAACGACTGGTGGAATATTTGAATTTAATAATGAACTTTTCTTTTTGGGAGTAAAGATTGTTTCTGTATTTGCCGTGGTTCAGATTACTGATAATATTTTGCTACAACCTTTAATTTTTTCAAAAAGTGTAAAAGCACATCCATTAGAAATTTTTGTTATTATCTTTGCAGGCGCATCTTTGGCAGGGGTATTAGGTATGATTGCCGCTATCCCCGTTTATACAGTCATAAGAGTTGTATTTATTGAACTTTACCAAGGATATAAGCAATATAAAATATTTCAGAATTAA
- a CDS encoding type IX secretion system plug protein domain-containing protein produces the protein MKQNLIILITFLIIISTQNSCVPVQSTGSKTPSPKSYYPDLSFESKSYQERINTVQSILFNGNKMTSTNNPVLELGKNDRLLLTFDDINEQQQQYFAKILHCNKDWTAKSNIQAMDYLEEFNQFPIREFEFSFDTKMGYVHYEWQVPTVRLSGNYLIVVYQNNNEEDIILTERFMVHENKAGINFQISASNVVSKRRTHQELEFEVMLNNINVLNVGADIYPVVRQNYNWLFAKEAPKPLQISDGNKRLTYKFYNGELNFPGNNEFRFFDISTVNFKGNGVANINKETKPITTTLRVDQIRASEAFREWEDRNGTFVIGNRERQDIPLVSDYFLTELKLEAPQEIGDIYVVGEFNNWQLNNKNRMKYNTNTGIYQNSFLLKQGYYEYLYFVKNQENNPIEGSHFATENNYDILIYFSSPQLRYDRLIGYTQFNSRAAQ, from the coding sequence ATGAAACAGAATTTAATTATTTTAATTACGTTTTTGATTATTATAAGTACACAGAATAGTTGCGTTCCCGTACAGTCAACAGGCAGCAAAACCCCAAGTCCAAAAAGCTATTATCCTGATCTATCTTTTGAAAGTAAAAGTTACCAAGAAAGGATAAATACTGTGCAATCAATACTCTTCAATGGTAATAAAATGACTTCTACTAACAATCCAGTGCTGGAACTTGGGAAAAACGATCGACTGCTTCTGACTTTTGATGACATCAATGAGCAACAACAACAGTATTTTGCAAAAATACTTCATTGCAATAAGGATTGGACAGCCAAAAGCAATATTCAGGCTATGGATTACTTGGAAGAATTTAATCAGTTCCCAATTAGAGAATTTGAATTTTCTTTTGATACCAAAATGGGATATGTCCACTATGAATGGCAGGTTCCAACAGTGAGGCTTTCAGGGAATTACTTAATCGTAGTTTACCAAAATAATAATGAAGAAGACATAATTTTAACTGAACGATTTATGGTTCATGAAAATAAAGCTGGCATCAATTTCCAAATTTCAGCATCAAATGTGGTGTCAAAAAGAAGAACCCATCAGGAATTAGAGTTTGAAGTGATGCTAAATAATATTAATGTCCTAAATGTGGGTGCTGATATTTACCCTGTAGTTAGACAAAATTATAATTGGTTGTTCGCAAAGGAAGCACCAAAGCCGTTGCAGATTTCGGACGGCAACAAGCGCTTAACCTATAAATTTTACAATGGTGAATTAAATTTCCCGGGTAATAATGAATTTAGATTCTTCGACATCTCAACAGTAAATTTCAAAGGGAACGGTGTGGCCAACATCAATAAAGAAACAAAACCTATTACTACTACACTAAGAGTTGATCAAATAAGAGCTTCGGAAGCTTTCAGGGAATGGGAAGATAGAAATGGGACCTTTGTTATTGGTAATAGAGAGAGACAAGATATACCGCTGGTTTCTGACTATTTCTTAACTGAACTTAAATTGGAAGCACCACAGGAAATTGGTGATATCTATGTGGTTGGCGAATTTAACAATTGGCAATTGAACAATAAAAACAGGATGAAGTATAACACCAATACCGGAATTTATCAAAATAGCTTTTTGTTGAAACAAGGCTATTATGAATATCTATACTTCGTAAAGAATCAAGAGAATAACCCAATAGAAGGAAGTCATTTCGCCACTGAAAATAACTATGATATCTTGATTTACTTCAGCAGTCCTCAACTTAGATATGACAGGCTGATTGGTTACACCCAATTTAATTCTCGAGCTGCCCAGTGA
- a CDS encoding DUF6048 family protein, with amino-acid sequence MTQAFAQNSTDENSEEPEMQEKPKRLSLGIGFDYLKLHTLLTDNSEKWEGAVNFLILEKLSVIGEYGVAELTPEEAYKNSDYKSDGNYYRIGLDYHFTVNPNNFLLLGLRYSQASFNENIAYEIGNPVFENETGDLNRNNLTARWYEFVLTSEKKIKRIRKKDIPDFLSIGFKFRLKSLLQYDDFDDFEIKNIPGYGRTNISLNPEFNLYLKFRIPLN; translated from the coding sequence ATGACTCAAGCATTTGCACAGAATTCAACAGATGAAAATTCTGAAGAACCTGAAATGCAGGAGAAACCTAAAAGATTAAGCTTAGGAATTGGGTTTGATTATCTAAAACTACACACTTTATTAACTGACAATAGTGAAAAATGGGAAGGAGCAGTTAATTTTCTAATCTTAGAGAAACTCTCAGTAATCGGTGAATACGGTGTAGCAGAACTAACACCTGAAGAAGCCTATAAAAACTCAGATTATAAGTCTGACGGCAACTACTACCGGATTGGGCTTGACTACCATTTTACAGTAAACCCAAACAACTTTTTACTTTTAGGTTTAAGATATTCACAAGCATCTTTTAATGAAAATATAGCGTATGAAATCGGAAATCCTGTATTTGAAAATGAGACCGGGGATCTCAATCGAAATAATTTAACAGCACGATGGTATGAATTTGTATTAACTTCTGAGAAAAAAATAAAAAGGATTCGAAAAAAAGATATCCCTGATTTTCTTTCCATTGGCTTTAAATTCCGACTAAAATCACTTCTACAATATGATGATTTTGATGATTTTGAAATAAAAAATATTCCGGGCTATGGCAGAACTAATATTAGTTTAAATCCGGAATTTAATCTCTACCTAAAATTTAGAATACCACTTAATTAA
- the ychF gene encoding redox-regulated ATPase YchF: MGLQCGIVGLPNVGKSTLFNALSNAKAEAANFPFCTIDPNVGVISVPDERLEILEDLVSPEKVVPTIIEFVDIAGLVEGASKGEGLGNKFLGNIREVDAIVHVVRCFEDDNVTHVSGRVNPVADKDIIDTELQLKDLDSVEKKIQKTEKIARSGDANARKELAVLNQYKAVLEDGKNARTLKLSKEEKEPVRDLMLLTDKPVIYVTNVEESAAVTGNELVTKFKDYVKDEEAEVIIVSAAIEAQIAEFDDADEKALFLDEYGLSESGLNKLIRASYTILDLITYFTAGKQEVRAWTIKKGWKAPQAAGVIHTDFEKGFIKAEVIKLDDYQKYKTEQACKEAGKIAIEGKEYVVKDGDIMHFRFNV; encoded by the coding sequence ATGGGATTACAATGTGGGATAGTCGGCTTACCAAATGTAGGTAAATCAACTTTGTTTAATGCACTTTCAAATGCCAAAGCAGAAGCTGCTAATTTTCCTTTTTGCACTATAGACCCAAACGTGGGGGTAATCAGTGTTCCAGATGAGCGATTGGAAATCCTGGAGGATTTGGTTTCTCCAGAAAAAGTGGTACCCACTATCATCGAATTTGTTGATATAGCTGGGTTGGTAGAAGGTGCTAGTAAGGGAGAAGGTTTAGGTAATAAGTTCTTGGGGAATATTAGGGAAGTAGATGCCATTGTCCATGTTGTAAGGTGTTTTGAGGATGATAATGTCACGCACGTTTCGGGCCGAGTAAACCCAGTAGCAGATAAAGATATTATTGATACAGAGCTGCAACTGAAAGACCTAGATTCTGTTGAAAAGAAGATTCAGAAAACTGAGAAAATTGCAAGATCAGGTGACGCTAATGCCAGGAAGGAATTGGCTGTTTTAAATCAGTATAAGGCCGTTTTGGAAGATGGAAAAAATGCTAGGACATTAAAACTGAGCAAAGAAGAGAAAGAACCTGTTAGGGATTTGATGTTATTGACCGACAAGCCTGTTATATATGTAACTAATGTTGAGGAATCAGCAGCGGTCACTGGCAACGAGTTGGTAACAAAGTTTAAGGATTATGTGAAAGATGAAGAGGCAGAAGTTATCATCGTTAGTGCAGCTATTGAAGCCCAAATTGCTGAATTTGATGATGCAGATGAAAAGGCTTTGTTTTTAGATGAATACGGATTAAGTGAGTCCGGCTTGAATAAGTTGATTAGAGCGTCTTATACTATCTTGGATTTGATAACGTATTTTACGGCTGGGAAACAAGAGGTCAGAGCATGGACCATTAAGAAGGGTTGGAAAGCACCACAGGCAGCAGGAGTCATCCATACCGATTTTGAAAAAGGCTTTATAAAAGCAGAAGTGATTAAACTTGACGATTACCAAAAGTATAAAACCGAACAGGCCTGCAAGGAAGCAGGTAAAATAGCTATTGAAGGCAAAGAATACGTAGTAAAAGACGGTGACATAATGCATTTTAGATTTAATGTGTAA
- a CDS encoding outer membrane beta-barrel protein: protein MKDFNKDKFNDSIRRKLDQAEVQPGNNVWEGIEAGLLKQENGKMQKRAAFYRNLAAAVIFIALISIYFNLQDFTFKVNQDTTLAPVELPERNVQKLFISNNDVFLAKPELIASDKEDDKDKSNFEGNAFAVSNNDNQTASNKSSSIENNQTIVLYEKEIGRESDVFISKIEAVSPALIEFPKLEVAVEEVSYFAVSSLDNPKEKSNLSWNTNVNIGSGSFNPNSEITETPLFSTVSTLNNPGTAGRTTSDNTNFNTKQERETVENLSSAPMQGNISFTLGLNFGVILNDKWNIKSGLQYGAYRSSSLSSTVLRDRNSDQLYPYHGASSSTEISDGRVVNVTSEYELYNDLHILTIPVMASYKVIDSKFDISLVAGLSGDFIVRNTLKGGSDQINEIQFSQGDKKSYKNFFASSIAGIEVSYPFADKYALSIMPTYKRALSNVTTDDATFSSMPAFMGLNMSLAYMF from the coding sequence ATGAAAGATTTCAATAAAGATAAATTTAACGATTCTATTCGCAGAAAACTTGACCAAGCTGAAGTTCAGCCCGGCAATAATGTATGGGAAGGGATTGAAGCTGGATTGCTTAAGCAAGAAAATGGAAAAATGCAGAAACGAGCTGCCTTCTATAGAAATCTTGCCGCTGCAGTAATTTTTATCGCTTTAATTTCTATCTATTTTAATTTGCAGGATTTCACCTTTAAGGTAAATCAGGATACTACACTAGCTCCTGTTGAGCTTCCAGAAAGAAATGTTCAAAAATTATTCATCAGTAATAATGATGTTTTCCTGGCTAAACCGGAATTAATAGCTAGCGACAAAGAAGACGATAAAGATAAAAGTAATTTTGAAGGAAATGCATTTGCAGTTTCTAATAATGATAATCAAACAGCGAGTAATAAATCATCTTCAATAGAGAATAATCAGACTATTGTTTTGTATGAGAAAGAAATCGGGAGAGAATCGGATGTTTTTATATCAAAAATAGAAGCCGTTTCACCAGCATTGATTGAATTTCCTAAATTGGAAGTTGCAGTTGAGGAAGTTTCCTATTTTGCAGTAAGTAGTCTGGATAACCCTAAGGAAAAGTCTAACCTTAGCTGGAATACGAATGTAAATATTGGATCCGGAAGTTTTAACCCTAATTCGGAAATTACTGAAACACCATTGTTTTCTACCGTTTCTACACTCAATAATCCTGGTACTGCAGGAAGAACAACTAGTGATAATACAAATTTTAATACCAAGCAAGAGAGGGAAACTGTTGAAAACTTAAGTTCTGCGCCTATGCAAGGCAATATTTCTTTTACTTTAGGATTAAATTTTGGAGTAATTCTAAATGACAAGTGGAATATAAAATCAGGTTTGCAATATGGTGCTTATCGATCTTCCTCCCTTAGTAGTACAGTATTAAGAGATAGGAACAGTGATCAGTTATACCCATATCATGGGGCAAGTAGTTCAACAGAAATATCAGACGGTAGGGTCGTGAATGTTACATCTGAGTATGAATTGTATAATGATCTACATATTTTGACAATTCCTGTTATGGCTTCTTACAAAGTAATTGATAGTAAATTTGATATTTCTTTAGTTGCTGGACTATCGGGAGATTTCATAGTTAGAAATACTTTGAAAGGTGGAAGCGATCAAATCAATGAAATTCAGTTTAGTCAAGGTGACAAAAAATCATATAAGAACTTTTTTGCAAGTAGCATTGCTGGGATAGAGGTAAGTTATCCCTTCGCAGATAAATATGCATTAAGTATTATGCCAACATACAAACGTGCACTATCTAATGTAACAACCGATGATGCTACATTTAGCAGCATGCCGGCATTTATGGGACTCAATATGAGCTTGGCATATATGTTTTAA
- a CDS encoding DUF4159 domain-containing protein, with the protein MNKNLSILLVFLFAIFSAYSQQVKIAKLKYSGGGDWYANKTALPNLINFCEKELNLPLSNKDYVVEVGSKEIYQYPYIYMTGHGNVVFSDDEAQNLRNYLISGGFLHIDDNYGLDQFIRLEMKKVFPASDFVEIPYDHPIYHQKFKFEDGLPKIHEHDGKPAKGLGIIYEGRVVCFYSYESDLGNGWEDQSIHKDPEAVRLKALKMGANIISFAFTQD; encoded by the coding sequence ATGAATAAAAATCTCAGCATACTACTCGTATTTCTTTTTGCCATATTTTCTGCTTATTCACAGCAAGTAAAAATAGCCAAATTAAAATATAGTGGAGGTGGAGATTGGTATGCCAATAAAACAGCACTTCCGAATTTAATCAATTTTTGCGAAAAGGAATTAAATCTCCCGCTGAGTAATAAAGACTATGTTGTGGAAGTAGGTAGTAAGGAAATTTACCAATATCCCTATATTTATATGACTGGACATGGCAATGTAGTTTTTTCGGATGATGAAGCTCAAAATCTAAGGAATTATCTCATCTCAGGCGGTTTTTTACATATAGACGATAATTATGGTCTAGACCAATTTATAAGATTGGAAATGAAAAAGGTATTTCCGGCATCTGATTTTGTAGAAATACCATACGATCACCCTATTTATCATCAAAAATTCAAATTTGAAGATGGTCTCCCCAAAATACACGAACATGATGGGAAGCCGGCTAAAGGACTTGGCATTATTTATGAAGGTAGGGTTGTATGTTTTTATTCTTATGAAAGTGATTTGGGAAATGGCTGGGAGGATCAAAGTATTCATAAAGACCCAGAGGCCGTTAGATTAAAGGCGCTTAAAATGGGAGCTAATATCATTAGCTTTGCTTTCACTCAGGATTAA